In a single window of the Palaemon carinicauda isolate YSFRI2023 chromosome 10, ASM3689809v2, whole genome shotgun sequence genome:
- the LOC137648087 gene encoding uncharacterized protein: MVNYYRRFIPNIAQTLTPVDNVLKGKAKKLEWSSPQQHAFTRTKNAVTNATTLAHFDDNAPLRLTTDARKRRLWGCAGTARRCYVPGKKNPVADALSRIEIDAIHLGIDYANLSSEQRTDLEAQDHLTGPYALKITAIPLGPAGVTILYDNSTGRPCPWIPASCRRKIFDIIHGLSHPSGPTTTRLLSENFIWPGIKKDAQEWVKTCINCQTSIISHHTESGIGVPDGELHRRGLEIMTSLGTSHLRTAPRSDGKPSPADKVYGEALAVPGEFFPTSTDDTQLDHLRDIARKFWPCLKTYQDRTMQFKPRNLDECGYVFVRVDAHRQPLTRPFRGPYRVIKKTTKPFLLEVHGQEDWVSINRVKPAFLEGSDTASAGPGRSRVPPQNKATYEKKSNKR, encoded by the exons atggtcaattactacaggcgcttcatccccaacattgcacagaccctgacacccgttgacaacgtcctgaaaggaaaggCAAAGAAACTTGAGTGGAGTTCCCCACAACAACATGCATTCACTCGGACAAAGAACGCCGTCACTAATGCCACCACcttggctcatttcgacgacaacgctcctctgcgactgacgaccgacgccagaaaacgtcgcctgtggggctgtgctggaacagctcgtcgatg ctacgttcccggaaagaaaaacccagtcgcagacgccctttcaagaattgaaatcgacgcaatccacttgggaattgactacgccaacctctCATCCGAGCAGCGCACTgacctagaggcacaggatcacctgacggggccatacgcgctcaagataactgcaattccccttgggccagcaggagtaactatcctctacGACAACAGCACCGGCCGCCCATGCCCCTGGATtccggcttcctgcagaagaaaaatattcgacatcatccatggactttcacatccctcgggGCCCACCACTACTCGCCTCCTGTCTGAAAacttcatctggccagggatcaaaaaggatgcCCAGGAATGGgtgaagacatgcatcaattgccagacaagcattataagccatcacaccgaatcggggatag gcgtccctgatggcgagctgcaccgacggggactggaaatcatgacttccttgggtacttctcacCTCCGCACCGCCCCTCGCTCAGATGGTAAGCCATCGCCCGCTGATAAGGTTTAtggagaggcgctcgcagttcccggtGAATtttttcccacatcaaccgacgacacgcagctggatcatctcagGGACATCGCCAGAAAATTctggccatgtcttaaaacttaccaggacagaactatgCAATTCAAGCCAAGGAACCTGGACGaatgcgggtatgttttcgtccgtgtcgacgctcatcgacagccgctaaccagaccctttcgaggcccctaccgagtaatcaagaaaacgacgaaaccATTCCTTCTTGaagtgcatggccaagaggactgggtctcaataaaccgagtgaaaccggcgtttctcgaaggaagcgacactgcctccgcgggacctggcagatccagagtgccgcCTCAAAACAAGGCTACctatgagaagaaaagcaacaaacgatga